CCTCTTGtggttactagtcctgctctTCACTGGgaagcaatagctgtgttttacaCCACTGCTGTAAGCTTATGCTTTGCTTTGTATTTTCAGTACAATTTAGGCAAACTGCAATACAAAGTAGACTTTGAGTGACCACATTTACTGTACATTGCAATACTGGTGTCCACTGGACAGTTTTAAAAAAGGCCGCTCAATTTCCAACCCTGAACTCTTAATATATGCATGGGTGTTTAGAGCTGTACCGCTATGGGATTTTGGCATGTACTGATATCCGATttggataccaccaaaagaagccaataaccgatatatagttgatccgatatttgcattacaaacaaaagtcatagataGTCTATGCAAAGTGTACTCTACgacaacatgtggatatattcgTTACTCACTCTATGCCCATGGTGATAGTGGCTTGgatttctattgtgcaatccagacagtTAGGCACCCACAAgcactcccatgaagccttaaaccgatatttctgcattttattggcttgtgtgaaggctggtacagtaggtttccttgtgactgttcttttatattacaaaagtactatatataactgcttcatttaagactgataagctttccagcaacaaacactagaattatgtgtatggcttctcgtagcgtagtaCTTGCTGTAGAGTGAACAGTAAGCCACTGCCActgaacagccacatggataaagtagaaaaccaatattataatccgtttatgtacaaactattgctgtataaatatcggtagcgatatcagTTCTTCTACTGTTgagtaccgataccgatattagtaaaaaatgccataatggtggccaatattttggctgatctgattatcggtacagctctatgGGTGTTTTCACTTTCACATCTTCTGTTGGTTCTTTACTATACCCAACAATGTTAACACTACAGGGAGGGTTTATGATTAGAGAGTTCACCACGCTTGCTTCACCATTGATCTGTGTGGAAGAGAAGCCATTGAATCTTGCCCAGAGGAACTTGTTGTGTATGGGGAAAGCCAAGTATGACTCACAGGAACGTCTTCACACACTCTGTAAGTTGTATGTGTATTTTTGTTATgtaaattcaaacccacaatcaaatccTGCAACCTCCATTATATAAGTAGCAGCAGTGTGAGGTGTAGGTCATGTATGTATAAtcgtgtggccaagaagccggtgcgacAAGTGTGTATATTGTTAGCCTTTTGCTAACCGACAGGTATTTTTTGGAGGGCTCTGCTATTTCGTACCAGCAGAAGCCTGGAaactttatgcaaaaaaaaaaaaaagaagggtGTTTTTGTGATGTTTCAACATTTTTAGTGATGGCTTCTAAACTGGAAGTTTATTTTAACTAGCCAAACTTATAGGCTACTCATCATATTCTAGTggtatgcatatatgtgacccgatcttggaaaacctaccttttcgGCACAAATAGAAATTTCAGAAAGCAGCgataataaaattttcaaaaagaATCGCATGgcaatatttttacatgaatacaTAGAGAGATTATCTTTCTTTGTCGGTATAAAATATTACACGCGTAGGTATTTTCTATCATGAGATATTCCCAAAAATGTCGCACTGTGTAGCCATTTCACTGTATGCGTAACACGGGAACTTACAAATCATCCCATTTGTTCCAGCCGTAACTTCTTTTCCGCGCCAACCTTCATTCTTTACGCGCCAACTCTCTATGGCTACTTCATCGAGAAGAAGCGGGGTTTTGTCGGCTATTAACTCCTTAACGAATGATGGAATTGTGCGACTAAGCTCTAATGACTACGCACAGTTTGAGGCGCTTGTACAGGATTATTTTGATAAAAGTGACGACAGCAGTGATGACGAAATCAGTGACCAAGAAGGTAAGGAATGCGATGAAACCACCGCAGCAATCCTTTTAACCGCTTACATTACCCACAGAGACAACCAGGCGGCGCAAACGAAAGAAATCGAGGTCTGTTGTGGCAGACACAAGCAATATTGATGAATGTGATGACATACAGCAAGGTAATACCATACTAATACACATAAGTTACATACATTAACTTGAAACAATTTTGAATACATGTAGATATTTTTGATGCTGAAATAAGAGTTTCTCCTATTGCTACCACTGTGCCAACAGACACCGCTCATCTAGATACAACCAATTCTCTGCCGTCTCCTGGTTCAGTCACTAGTAGCACACCACGTAACCACATTGATACAAACTGGGAGGATGCTTCTTGTGAAGACAGCGCTATTAGTCACAGCCAGCCTAGTAGTGAGCACACAAATAACCACCAATTATATGTCAGTGAACAGCTACCTGCTAATCATAACTGGGTTGGTAACAGCTATAACCATTCGTCCTGGTGTAGTTCCATTACTGAGCAGTGGTCTGGCTATGGTAGTCAGCTTACCAGTCAGCATGGTCATCTGTACACTTCACAACCATTTCCCGTCCAAAATTGGAATAGCACCACCAACTGGCTTCCTACTCTTGGTCCTGGTGAATTGCAACTTGATTTCACTGGTCAACAGATACCAAGGAATAGTACCTGGTTTGCTGCCAATGCTGACAACCAACCACATCACAGCCAGTACCTAGTTGGTGATCAATCACATAATAATGAAGGTTACAGTTTAATCAGTAGTGGTCAGCACTTACCAGTTACAAGCCAGTTGTTAGGTAGTTCCCCAGTTTGTGACTCTCGTGAAGCACAGACCAGTAATAGTCAGCCGTCTTTCTCCATCAATAGCAATGAAGTTGCCAACAGCAGAGCTGCCAGACTCCATACTAACGATGATGATACTCCTATGAGAGAAAACAACACAAGTACTAGGAGACAACCCCATCACGACCATGATGACGATGATCCACAACAATCAAATGAGGAAAAATGTGCAAAATTTGTGAATGATACCTGTGGTTGTAAACTGGCAGTAGGTGATAGGCCATGTAgcactttgtttacagctgagtaTTATCGTGACATTCGAGCACAGGCTGCTTTGCTTTCTCATGAACAACTTGACATGGTAATCCTAGGCTCAATTATGTCCACCATAAGCACTGACGAAGACATCGTTCATGGTCGTCACAAAATTGAGAAGCGATCTAGGTACAGAACGGAGCACATGCACAATGGACATCAAGTTTGTGCGGCTACCTTTGCTTTCCTTCTTGGAGTCGGACCAAAGTACAAGCTGCAAGCTCTCAAGAAGCATTATGCTGAAAATGGGTTGACTGTAAGAGAGCATAAAAATAAACGACGCTTACCACCTAAAGCACTCACGTACCAAGATCAGACAGCACTTGTACAGTTTTTGCAAAACTATGCTGAGGATAATGCCATCCTGCTGCCTGGTAGGATACCTGGGTACAAACGAGACGATTTGAAGCTGTTGCCATCCAGCTGCAATAAGAAGGTATTACTTTTAATAAAAATAGGAATATAGTAACATACAATTGGGAATATGATAACCCGGACCAGACCAAAGATCAATTCTCCAGGAATACAAGATTAGGCATATTTTACTGTTATTTGTATTCCTGTAGGTTCTATACACTACTCACCTTAAAGGAACTATGCCAAGAAGGCGATCGCCATATTGAACAAGACGCACAATCCACTTTGGAACAATCCAACTGAGCTAAAACGCTTTCTAACgcatttcactacacaatcactACAAAGCTACGTGTTCTTCCTGCTGTACTTGCATAGAACAACAGGCACACAAGAGTGGCTGCCTGGATTTATTAGAGTCATGAACTTTACACAAGATATTTATATTCAGGAATAATTCACTATTGCCTACCTTGCTTAATTCAATGTGTTATCTATCACCAAATTATTGTAGAATGTCCTGGGGATAAATGACTGCTCAGTgcgactctaataaattcggacAGCCACTCGTGTGTGTGACTGTTGTTCTACACAAGTACAGCAGGAAGAACACATAGCTTTGTAGCGACCATGTGGTGAAACGCATTATAAAGCGTTTAACTTAGTTGGATTGTTCCACAGTGGATTGCGCGTGCTGTTCAATATTGTGATCTCGTTCTTGGCATAGTTCCTTCAAGGTGAGTAGTGTATAAAACCTATAGGGATACAAATCATAGTAAAATATGGTTAATCTTGCATGCCTGGAGAATTGACCTTTTGTCTGGTCCGGTCCAGGTTATCATATTCCCCACATACAACATAATAGTTAAGTGATTGATTGATTACTAAATTATGCACCTGTACACATACTGATCATGAGTGATTTTTATTACAGTGTGTATGGGAATGTTACAAGACTTCATGCATCACTACTGGAATTCGCTATGCTGAACTTACAACATTTCGCAAGTACTGGTGTCAGCTCGCACCTCACATTGTGATCACTAAACCTAGGAGTGATTTGTGCTGGACTTGCCAAACAAACAGCACCTTGATTATGAAAGCCATCAATCGATCAGATGAGGAAAAATCCCAGGTATTGTGCTTGTTTCTTAATGAGTCCTAAATAAATAAGTACGAATAACAATGAACTTAGATCTTTTATTACCATTTTATCAGACCATCAAGCAAGCCGAAAGACACCTCAAACTGGTTAAGGAAGAAAGGGCAAAATATCGGGGCGCTTGTGAGAAAAGTGCAACAACTCTGGAGAAATACTTCTCTGCTGGACCCCCACCTCCAGATGCCTGTGTACCACCTAAGAGTCATAAAGGGACGATACACTACAGTTTTGATATGGCACAGCAGGTATTTGAATATACTTAAAGTTTTGTAGATGTACCTTGTCTGCTTATAGGTGCATTACCCGTGTGATCCCTTTCAGCCAGGTCCAATATACTTTCTCACACCACGTAAGTGTGCCATTTTTGGCGTTTGCTGTGAGGCGATTCCTCGGCAAGTAAGACATTATCTTTGAAAATACTGTTTGATCAGTGCTACACATTGTTTTCTTATAGATCAACTACCTGATTGACGAGGCATCTAATGTTGGAAAAGGTGGCAACATAATCATCTCAATGTTGCACCATTTTCTTGCACACCATAGCCTTGGTGAAACATCTGTACACTTCCATGCAGACAACTGTACTGGGCAAAACAAAAATCGATATTTAATGTGTTATTTGATGTGGAGGATACTCACTGGTCTCCATACTGAAGTGAAGATTTCATTTCTACCAGTCGGGCACACTAAATTCTCGCCTGACTGGTGTTTTGGTCTTTTCAAGCGACGTTATCGCAAGACGAAGATAGGTTGTCTTGATGACATTGTTGCTGCAGTCAACCAGTCAGCTGCTCCTAATTTTGCCCAGTTAGTTGGCAGTCAAGATGGAACAACCATCGTTCCAATGTACAATTGGAGCGATTACTTCGAGGAGAAAACAGTGAAAACCGCGTTAAAAGGCATCACTCAGATGCATCATTTTAGGTTTCTGAGCAGCCGCCCTGGAAAAGTGATGGTAAAAAACACTCACGATGACCCAGAACGTACGATCAGTCTGCTGAAATCATCATCATGGCGTCCAGAACCTGGTGAACTGCCTAATGTAATTGTTCCAGCAGGACTGTCAGCAGAACGTCAGTGGTATTTGTACGAGAAAATTAGAGAGTTTGTTCCTGAAGAGGCACAGGACTTGGTCTGCCCTAAACCCACTGTCCCTAAACCATGAGAAtagtaacattattatttaGATATGTAGCTGATATGTGTAAATATTCTTAGTTATTCATTCTGGAGACCATTATTTCAAAAACGACATGTAAGTATTTCTAGTACATTGAAGCGTATGCCACATTGCACACTTCTCTTGAGGCTTAACAAAAAATGTATACAATGTCTACCCTGAAAAGCCACTGATTTCATGAATTTTTTTGCACTCTGCCAATATGTTCTCTGAATGCAAGCTTCTGCCAACTGCTGTTAAAAACATACACACTTAGTTCCATGCTATATAGTACAGTTGAAGAAGTGGGTATCATTTTACGCTACGCTGCTTGCATATGCTAGCACATAACCACAGTAAAAGCAAAAACAGACTAAAACAATTCCTGCCGATTATTACTTGCAACTCAATTCAAAGCTCCTTACTCACTTGGTACTTACTTACAAGGGTATCAACAGTGCTAACTTTAATCCAGGCCACTACTAGTGGCTTTAGCTAGCACACTGTGTATAAACAATGTAAACCTTTAGTAGCCTAGACACCTGGCTAAGTCAAAAACTTGTTTACACCCACAGGTATGCAATCAGACAGCTTAATTCAACTTTTAACATTTGCcagcaaaataattatgaacCCTATTGTTGCGGTGTACGTGACTTTCTATTATAACTTTAGCTCCCTATTATAAGCACTGGGAAAAACAGAACAGTGGCTCTAGAAAACTCCTAAAGCTAAAAATCGATTGTCGTGCTGAACATCGCTATCAAATTACACAAAAACTCTACCAGTGAGTAATATTACACATAATCTACAGCGCCGGCCTTACAAATATTCAAAAAAGACTTACTTGATCCATGAACAAACGGAGCAATTTTCCTCTCCTTAGTATTGTTGTCTTCTATCCCCTTCGTGTTCATCTATTATCCGTGCGCTCAACAAAAGTTGTAAAAGAACGCTGCGTAAGGCAAGAAAGAAGCACAAAATCAGTGGTGCCGTGACACATGTGCTCTCTCTTCAAACATCACGTGATTTAATTAAGCAAGGACACGTGATATTATTACAACGAATCCGTATTTTATCGCTTCTAATCGTTTAAAGCGAATGGAGTTGGTCAAGAAGTGATTTGTTCCCATCTGTCGACTTTAATCACTTACGGACAGTTTACGGAAACATACTACAGCACAACTCAACcaataatgaaaagttagtttgtaatgtattggaGAGTAAATTGACCATAACTTTATAACGCTTGTATGAATCGctctgaaattttcacacagtgTGCACAACAATATTTCGccttatttaagctataaaaagcATTTTTGACCAGTGTGCcgaaaaggtaggttttccaaaatcgggtcacatatagtcttagtatagtaagtaccatatagcctaaatattttgagggagaaaattttgctgattttgaggttttgggggttgacagtgaaaattttatcctagACTTGCAAGTCTGAAAATTTTTATCTTAAAGTTTTGTCCCTCGGAAATTTAGGATATACAGTACACTAAGGGCTGATTCCTGTAAAACAATTAATGACTCATGGATGATTTCACACAATCTTGGAATTTGACTCATTtgttgacccactaaaaatatttcaaagtcttcattcaaatgtctgacacaatgTTTATGGTCATtatcaccatacatttcctatgagaAGCCATGAAGTGCAGTGTCTATTTCTGGACCACGTGTCTGTTGTCGACACCTTTACCGTTGCCTTtaatctggttggctgaaatgttaactctattaagaaaaaaaacccactTTTCGTTTCCCCGAGGGTTACAGTAGTTGTCTTGTGTAGCTTTGTGTAAATTTGTCTGTTGCCACTCCAACTGCTGCGTACTTCATTTATACAAGGGTAGGTCATGATGTGTTCAAGCCCACGTGCTCTATGAAACGTtagttaaaatatttttattaaatGTGTGATACTACCTGTTGGAAATACCATATCGTACATCAATGATCCTATTATAATCATCTATAATCAGTATCAGTGTTGGCGTGAAACCGTGACTGCCATGCATCATCATCACTATTAACCCCATTTCACCATATTGGCTGAGTTTTTTCAATTGAGAATCGCACCGTTGCAAACAACAAACAAAGTAGAATTGAAATATGTATCACACCACGTTGCAccccttcctctactttttCTACAGAGGCTATTTATTGGCTCACGTGAAATTCTTTCAGCATTTGTGTAATACTATTGCAAATTCACGTGGGCTTGTACTACCCCTgtcatttatcatacagtacgatagtaactgtatagtagggaccacaaaggagtaggcgtggcccacgggataaaatcacccaaaaccagcctcgattttccctgataatgatgaggcagtattggtaaggtaaaactaagcccaaacaagctttcagatcagcccgaaacgctttcaacaagttgctacggaatttaaaaaaaaattattcaatggaattttctactgactgagtaagtaactgactgagtaagtaactgactgactgactgatgccttcagacaagcataactcgataacggctaaggctacgggcttgatttttgcactgttcgacgtcgcttcagcccagcaggtgccttttggcataccgcagtacgtacaatgcattcttcatggacttaccagtgtcctcctttgtgtcccattcatctttgctgacagcaaaaattgttgatttggtggtagcatgtgatggcttcctttcgtaaCAGAAactgtccatatttttcatagtggctactttgattgcagaggtgctttttgaacagttcttgattcgtactggtGTGTAATGGGTTGTAGCTTACATTAaagtataatggatacttcacttttcaggtgataattgatagctggggcgagcagtgccatttctttctttgatgtggtattcctgggttcaccagtcataatagttatttacaaaaaagttaacaaacaagtacacaattttttttttttcaagtaAGTAGGGACCAtgacacatcaataaaaaagtactgaaacaagctggagtagtgcatgatagtaaatcacagtaaaacaataagaagtgttattttGTCTTCGCCTTCCTTACTTCTTAATGAACTCTCAATGTATAAAAGTGATAGCAATAAACTCTTTTCAACAATAGTAGTGTATTACATCTAGCAATACTCCACTGATTCAGATGAGGAATCCACTAACTGAACAAAACCAGGGGTGAATTTATAGtgagatttcaagatttccatTATATCTTAATTATCGTTAACTTCTCCAAACTTTTACCAGCAATCTACAACATTTCAGGCTTTCTGCGAATGCCTTGGAGAAGCTTCTTGGGTCTTAAATTAACGAGCCTTCACGGATCACGTGGTCAGTAACCCTATGGTAAAAATTGTGTGTGccacaaaaggctaatgccTAACAGGGCTAAGGTCCATCTAGTTCTTTCTGACATGAAGGCTAAAAAATAAATCTAAAAAtacattgttttgtttttttggcCCTTGAAAAAATCAAAGTACAAGCTCTGTTATAATCACAtgcttttttttaaatcacttcCATATGACTGATTGTGGATAATGTCATCTCTCTATGTATTCGTCCTACCAGTGACAAAACTGTATAGAATTCAAACCTGAAATTAACACCATCATTGTATAGTTGCTGTTCGAGATTAGGACATGGTGAAAACTGCTACAACCAAGATGATAGCTACCATAAACAAGTTTTCTGCTTTACAAATAAATGTCTCATGTCAGTATACAATTTATTAGAAATATGTtggtaaactaaaacccacaatcaatagctACAAGTGTCACTATAAATAAAATCACACTGTTGGGAATTTTTAAGTCtatctgtagaaagttcaatttTTTGGAGAGGTTTTGTAAAATCAACAAAACCTTcaattataattgttgttgaATCCTTATTATGTTATACTTAAATATGGTGCTAATAAAGTGTACTATATTTTCATCAGGCTGCTTTATCTTCCCTTGTATAGTAATAATATACACTTTGTGTGACTGTGACACAAAGACCACAGAGATACTGGAATGACCAAAAATCCCCCCCACTAAAAAAGCTGTCAACAACGTTACCATGGTAATTATTAATggctacacacacatgcactatacTCTCCATCATTGTAAATATAGCAACTTCTTGTCCATTACTCACATGCACCATAGTTAGCCTTCCTCAGTCATTCTCCTCATCCTCCCGTTGCACTACTAAGTGAATTCTGGATCTGACGAATAACAAATCATTTGATAACTCAACATTAATAGTTACAAATTAATCTTCTGCTAATCACGAGTAGGCACTAGTTTACTCACTGCCATTGTGGCATTCATAAGTTGTATTATTGGTTAACTTTATTCTCTACTGCAACTCCAGGTTCATACATTAAACCAGTAAAAGCACCACTTACAGTTGTGCATTAcagaaaatatagcacttgAGTGTGGTCTCGAGCTAAACATAGCACTTGGCGAGCACTGTTCTTGTGAATCTGTACAgaatgtgtggtgtgtgtttatAGGTTGCACACCTTAGTTTCAATGCTGCAAGTATATCAAACAGATAGTTGGCAACTTCTTGCCAACTTAGTGCTTGCTATGAAGTCCTTAGATGGTTTATGATACGGCAAAGATTTTGGCCCAGGTGAATTGGACACTCACAAAGAGCTACAAACCTTTGTGTCATTCAGGCTACCGTAAAGTGAACCATCGATTTACTGGTGACATTTGTAAGCGACTCTATCCACTAGTTACAAAGAGCGTGATCTACAGCTGAAATTATTCTCCTGTTAAACAGTTTGGCATTAAGTGCTGATCCAGTTATGAGGGTATGGGATCGAAgtgagtgatatatatataattacatAGAAAATGGATTTAGTTTCCAAGAGATGATGTTAGTTGCTAAGTACATAGTTTAGGATATAAGTAACAGCTTTTGAATAACAATTGAAGTAGATATTGTCACAGCCACTCTATGCATTTTATTGAAATTACAGAAGGTGATCGCAGGACCTGGATTAGTGACTCAAACATATACAAACAGCATGTGCGTGTGTCTGACTGTTCCAGCACATTATGTGATTTTCTTCAGCATATCCATTTC
This Dysidea avara unplaced genomic scaffold, odDysAvar1.4 SCAFFOLD_453, whole genome shotgun sequence DNA region includes the following protein-coding sequences:
- the LOC136246172 gene encoding uncharacterized protein: MRENNTSTRRQPHHDHDDDDPQQSNEEKCAKFVNDTCGCKLAVGDRPCSTLFTAEYYRDIRAQAALLSHEQLDMVILGSIMSTISTDEDIVHGRHKIEKRSRYRTEHMHNGHQVCAATFAFLLGVGPKYKLQALKKHYAENGLTVREHKNKRRLPPKALTYQDQTALVQFLQNYAEDNAILLPGRIPGYKRDDLKLLPSSCNKKCVWECYKTSCITTGIRYAELTTFRKYWCQLAPHIVITKPRSDLCWTCQTNSTLIMKAINRSDEEKSQTIKQAERHLKLVKEERAKYRGACEKSATTLEKYFSAGPPPPDACVPPKSHKGTIHYSFDMAQQVHYPCDPFQPGPIYFLTPRKCAIFGVCCEAIPRQINYLIDEASNVGKGGNIIISMLHHFLAHHSLGETSVHFHADNCTGQNKNRYLMCYLMWRILTGLHTEVKISFLPVGHTKFSPDWCFGLFKRRYRKTKIGCLDDIVAAVNQSAAPNFAQLVGSQDGTTIVPMYNWSDYFEEKTVKTALKGITQMHHFRFLSSRPGKVMVKNTHDDPERTISLLKSSSWRPEPGELPNVIVPAGLSAERQWYLYEKIREFVPEEAQDLVCPKPTVPKP